In one Candidatus Woesearchaeota archaeon B3_Woes genomic region, the following are encoded:
- a CDS encoding aspartate--tRNA ligase, with amino-acid sequence MLRTNTCGELDKKDINNKIELAGWMHSRRDHGGLIFIDLRDRYGLTQIVFDPKHNKKVHSVAEHLRREDIVHINGKVRARGKGLENPKLKTGKIEVLVDSVEVIAKAATPPIEVDDRIEAGEEIRLKYRYLDLRRPIMQNRLLTRHKIAQSTREYFDKHNFLEIETPLLVKSTPEGARDYIVPSRVNLGKFYALPQSPQLYKQLLMISGCDRYYQIARCLRDEDLRIDRQPEHTQIDFEMSFVDSNDIREFIENLYKHLFKEVLNIKLDKFPILSYKESMDRFGTDKPDLRFGLELIDVTDIVKKSDFEVFQKVEQVKCINPKKDFTRKELDEYIGFCQKNEAKGMAWMRVTDEGLESNIVKFFNPSLQKKLLEKTKAKKGSVLMFIADKQKNVADVLSRLRLKLRDDLKLVKEKDFKFCWVVDFPLFAYNEDEDRWEPEHHMFSMPKPEFVKDFEKKPKEVIGDLWDIVLNGTELGSGSIRVTNPNVQERIMKLIGLNKQEAEKKFGFLLHAYTYGAPPHGGMGLGFDRLVALMCGLQDIREIIAFPKNKAAQCPMDGSPSDVPEDHLKELHIKSEDIKGK; translated from the coding sequence ATGTTAAGAACTAACACATGCGGAGAATTAGACAAAAAAGACATTAATAATAAGATAGAGTTAGCAGGTTGGATGCACTCAAGAAGAGATCATGGTGGCTTAATATTTATAGATTTAAGGGACAGATATGGTCTAACCCAAATTGTTTTTGATCCTAAACACAACAAAAAAGTTCATTCTGTTGCAGAACACCTTAGAAGAGAGGACATAGTCCATATAAATGGCAAGGTTCGTGCTCGTGGCAAAGGTTTAGAAAACCCAAAATTAAAAACAGGAAAAATAGAAGTTTTAGTCGATTCTGTTGAAGTAATTGCAAAAGCAGCAACCCCTCCAATAGAAGTTGATGACAGGATTGAAGCAGGAGAAGAAATAAGATTAAAATACAGATATTTAGATCTAAGAAGACCAATCATGCAAAACAGATTATTGACAAGGCACAAAATTGCACAATCCACAAGAGAATACTTTGATAAACACAATTTTTTAGAAATTGAAACACCACTTTTAGTAAAATCAACACCAGAAGGGGCAAGAGACTATATTGTTCCTTCAAGAGTTAATCTTGGGAAATTTTACGCACTGCCTCAAAGCCCACAGCTATACAAACAACTACTTATGATTTCTGGATGTGATAGGTACTATCAAATTGCACGTTGTCTAAGAGACGAAGATTTGAGGATAGATAGACAACCAGAACATACTCAAATTGATTTTGAGATGAGCTTTGTAGATTCTAATGATATAAGAGAGTTTATAGAAAACCTCTATAAACACTTATTTAAAGAGGTTCTTAATATAAAATTAGACAAATTCCCTATTCTTTCTTATAAAGAATCAATGGATAGATTTGGAACAGACAAACCAGATTTAAGATTCGGTTTAGAATTAATTGATGTAACAGATATTGTAAAAAAGTCTGATTTTGAAGTATTTCAAAAAGTAGAACAAGTTAAATGTATAAATCCTAAAAAAGATTTCACAAGAAAAGAACTTGACGAATATATAGGTTTCTGCCAGAAAAACGAAGCAAAAGGCATGGCCTGGATGAGAGTTACTGATGAAGGCCTAGAATCTAATATTGTTAAATTCTTTAATCCCTCTCTTCAAAAAAAACTATTAGAAAAAACAAAAGCAAAAAAAGGATCTGTTTTAATGTTTATTGCAGACAAACAAAAAAATGTAGCTGATGTATTAAGCAGATTAAGATTAAAATTAAGAGATGATTTAAAACTAGTTAAAGAAAAAGATTTCAAATTTTGTTGGGTTGTTGATTTCCCATTATTTGCATATAATGAAGATGAAGACAGATGGGAACCAGAACATCATATGTTTTCAATGCCTAAACCAGAATTTGTAAAAGATTTTGAGAAAAAACCCAAAGAAGTTATAGGAGATTTATGGGATATTGTTCTTAATGGAACAGAATTAGGATCTGGATCAATTAGGGTAACTAATCCAAATGTACAGGAAAGAATAATGAAACTTATAGGATTAAATAAACAAGAAGCAGAGAAAAAATTCGGATTTTTACTACATGCTTATACATATGGTGCACCACCTCATGGAGGAATGGGGCTTGGTTTTGATAGATTAGTGGCTCTAATGTGCGGATTACAAGATATAAGGGAGATTATTGCATTTCCAAAGAATAAAGCAGCACAATGTCCAATGGATGGAAGCCCAAGTGATGTTCCAGAAGACCATTTAAAGGAATTACACATTAAATCTGAAGATATTAAGGGAAAATAA
- a CDS encoding mannosyl transferase, translating to MKIAIFHNYMDNIGGAEKVTLTLAGELDADIITTNINRKAIENMGFKNIRIKSIGKIPINAPFKQQFALYKFRKLDLKEKYDFFIIDGDWAISGAVKNKPNLWYVHSPIREIWDLYEYTRQHSVPLILRPIFDIWVKYNRYLNRKYVKHVDKITCNSKNTQKRVKKYLNRAAVVINPPIETSKFHYKKTGGYWLSVNRLITHKRADMQIKAFAKLLDEKLIVVGCYEKSRHFTAYANYIKKIKPKNITLLNGIGSNQLINLYANCKGFITTSKDEDFGMAPVEAMASGKPVIAPNEGGYKETVVDGVTGKLIDDISVDKLIKSIQEVSKNPKKYKNTCLKQAKKFDTKIFIKKIKEQMAT from the coding sequence ATGAAAATAGCAATATTCCATAATTATATGGATAACATAGGGGGTGCTGAAAAAGTGACCTTGACTCTTGCAGGGGAATTAGATGCTGACATAATCACAACAAATATCAATAGAAAAGCTATAGAAAATATGGGTTTCAAAAACATTAGAATAAAAAGCATTGGAAAAATTCCTATAAATGCTCCATTCAAACAACAGTTTGCGTTGTATAAGTTCAGAAAACTCGATCTAAAAGAAAAATATGATTTTTTTATCATAGATGGGGATTGGGCAATATCTGGAGCAGTCAAGAATAAACCAAATTTATGGTATGTCCATTCACCTATAAGAGAGATATGGGATTTGTATGAATACACTAGACAACACAGTGTCCCTTTAATCCTAAGACCTATTTTTGATATTTGGGTAAAATACAATCGTTACCTTAACAGGAAGTATGTCAAACATGTTGACAAGATAACTTGCAACTCAAAGAACACCCAAAAAAGGGTTAAGAAATATCTGAATAGGGCTGCTGTTGTGATAAACCCGCCAATTGAGACTTCTAAATTTCATTATAAAAAGACAGGAGGTTACTGGTTAAGCGTTAATAGACTCATTACACATAAAAGAGCAGATATGCAAATAAAAGCTTTTGCAAAACTGCTTGATGAAAAACTAATCGTTGTTGGCTGTTATGAAAAATCAAGACATTTTACTGCATATGCAAATTATATAAAAAAAATTAAGCCAAAGAACATTACTTTGCTAAATGGGATTGGTTCTAATCAATTGATAAATCTCTATGCTAATTGTAAGGGTTTTATTACAACATCCAAAGATGAAGATTTTGGAATGGCTCCTGTTGAAGCAATGGCTTCTGGAAAACCAGTTATTGCTCCAAATGAAGGGGGATATAAAGAAACCGTTGTTGATGGAGTTACTGGAAAGTTAATAGACGATATCAGTGTTGATAAATTAATCAAGTCTATCCAAGAAGTAAGCAAAAACCCTAAAAAATATAAAAATACTTGTTTAAAACAGGCAAAGAAATTTGATACAAAAATTTTCATTAAAAAAATAAAAGAACAGATGGCTACATAA
- a CDS encoding cytosolic protein yields MECKKEQNLKNCNCSYPGCSRKGMCCECLKYHLDKRQLPACCFPSDIEKSYDRSFEKFTELIQNNKI; encoded by the coding sequence ATGGAATGCAAAAAAGAACAAAACCTAAAAAATTGTAATTGCAGTTATCCTGGATGTAGCAGAAAAGGAATGTGCTGTGAATGTCTAAAATATCATCTAGACAAAAGACAACTACCAGCTTGTTGTTTCCCAAGCGATATAGAAAAATCCTATGATAGAAGCTTTGAAAAATTTACTGAATTAATACAAAACAACAAAATATAA
- a CDS encoding DNA gyrase subunit A — MEKSKPEIKEKIVDRVIEEEMKQSYLDYSMSVIIGRALPDVRDGLKPVHRRILYAMNDMGMLHNKPFKKSARIVGECLGKYHPHGDTAVYDSMVRMAQDWSLRYPLVQGQGNFGSVDGDRQAAMRYTEARLNKISEEMLKDIDKQTVKFVPNFDNSLKEPSVLPSKIPNLLINGSSGIAVGMATNIPPHNMIEVCEAITTTINNPEITVDELFKIIKGPDFPTGGIICGNKPILQAYKTGRGKVIVRSKTEVIEKKQKQVIIIKEIPYMVNKAETIKEIARLVNDKKIRNISDIRDESDREGMRVVIELTKNANPEIVINQLFRHTRLQVTFGIIMLALVNNEPKILNLKQLIQEYIKHRQIIVRRRTEFDLKKAQERQHILSGLIIALNNIDSIVKLIKASKTTEEAKKSLIVDYKLTEIQAKAVLEMRLQKLSSLEQQKIKQEYDELTKLIEKLNKILADENKILKIIKQELEEVKQNYGDKRKTSIIEEEYESFEEEELIKPEDNIITISHTGYIKRLQVNLYKQQKRGGKGARSATTKEEDFIEEIFVANTHDYILFFTNKGKLHWLKVYQVPETGKQAKGSAISNLLHLQEDEKISAFVPIKDFNKGYLMMATKNAIVKKTSLNEFSKPRRGGIIAVNLKNDDELINVLNTSGNDQIMLATKNGQAIRFKETDIRPTGRQAAGVRGARLKEKDKIIDMVKADDTRTLLTITENGYGKRTSVKAYRLISRGGSGVRNIICSERNGRVVAVKSITNNDDIMFISKKGITIRTPAKDLRIIGRNTQGLRLMRLNKGDKVVAAAKIIKENNNTEQQNESTGNNP; from the coding sequence ATGGAAAAATCTAAACCAGAAATAAAGGAGAAAATAGTCGACAGAGTCATCGAAGAAGAAATGAAACAGTCTTATTTAGATTACTCTATGTCAGTCATCATAGGCAGGGCATTGCCAGATGTCAGAGATGGACTAAAACCAGTCCATAGAAGAATTCTTTATGCTATGAATGACATGGGCATGTTGCATAACAAACCTTTCAAAAAATCTGCAAGAATTGTTGGAGAGTGCCTAGGAAAATACCACCCACATGGAGATACTGCTGTTTATGATTCAATGGTCAGAATGGCTCAGGATTGGTCATTGCGTTATCCTTTAGTACAAGGCCAAGGAAATTTTGGAAGTGTTGATGGAGACAGACAGGCCGCAATGCGATATACTGAGGCAAGATTAAACAAAATATCTGAAGAAATGCTAAAAGACATAGACAAACAAACAGTTAAGTTTGTTCCCAACTTTGATAATAGCCTAAAAGAACCTTCTGTTTTACCTAGCAAAATCCCGAATCTATTAATTAATGGTTCATCAGGAATTGCAGTCGGAATGGCCACAAACATTCCACCGCATAACATGATAGAAGTTTGCGAAGCAATAACCACCACAATAAACAATCCAGAAATAACTGTTGATGAATTATTCAAAATAATAAAAGGCCCAGATTTTCCAACAGGAGGAATAATCTGCGGGAATAAACCAATTCTTCAGGCCTATAAAACAGGAAGAGGAAAAGTAATTGTAAGATCTAAAACAGAAGTAATAGAAAAAAAACAAAAACAAGTCATAATCATAAAAGAAATACCTTACATGGTAAACAAAGCAGAGACAATAAAAGAAATAGCCAGATTAGTAAATGATAAAAAAATAAGAAACATTTCAGATATAAGAGATGAATCAGACAGAGAAGGAATGCGTGTTGTCATAGAGTTAACTAAAAACGCAAATCCAGAAATTGTAATTAATCAATTATTCAGACACACAAGATTACAAGTTACTTTTGGAATTATTATGTTGGCTTTGGTCAACAATGAACCAAAAATACTAAACCTAAAACAATTAATCCAGGAATACATAAAACACAGACAAATTATAGTAAGAAGAAGAACAGAATTTGATCTTAAAAAAGCACAGGAAAGGCAGCACATACTATCTGGTCTGATAATTGCTCTAAACAATATCGATTCTATAGTCAAATTAATCAAAGCATCAAAAACAACAGAAGAAGCAAAAAAATCATTGATTGTTGACTATAAACTAACAGAAATACAAGCAAAAGCTGTGCTTGAAATGAGACTACAAAAATTGTCTTCTCTTGAACAACAAAAAATAAAACAAGAATATGATGAACTAACAAAACTTATCGAAAAATTAAACAAAATTTTAGCAGATGAAAACAAAATCCTCAAAATAATCAAGCAAGAACTTGAAGAGGTAAAACAAAATTATGGAGACAAAAGAAAAACATCCATAATTGAAGAAGAATATGAATCATTTGAGGAAGAAGAACTAATCAAACCAGAAGACAACATAATAACAATAAGCCACACAGGCTATATCAAAAGATTACAGGTAAATCTATACAAACAACAAAAACGAGGTGGAAAAGGAGCTAGATCAGCTACAACAAAAGAAGAAGATTTCATAGAAGAAATATTTGTAGCTAATACACACGATTATATCTTATTCTTCACAAACAAAGGAAAATTACATTGGTTAAAAGTATATCAAGTACCAGAAACAGGAAAACAAGCAAAAGGTTCAGCAATATCAAATTTGCTTCATCTACAAGAAGACGAAAAAATAAGCGCCTTTGTACCTATTAAAGATTTTAATAAAGGATATCTGATGATGGCCACAAAAAACGCAATAGTCAAAAAAACAAGCCTAAATGAATTTTCAAAACCAAGACGCGGCGGAATAATCGCAGTTAACCTAAAAAACGACGATGAATTAATAAATGTACTCAATACATCAGGAAATGACCAAATTATGTTGGCAACAAAAAATGGCCAGGCAATAAGATTCAAAGAAACAGATATAAGGCCAACAGGAAGACAGGCAGCAGGAGTTAGAGGAGCTAGGCTAAAAGAAAAAGATAAAATAATCGATATGGTTAAGGCAGACGATACAAGAACCCTATTAACAATAACAGAAAACGGTTATGGAAAAAGAACTTCTGTAAAAGCTTATAGATTAATATCAAGAGGGGGTTCAGGAGTTAGAAACATAATCTGCTCAGAAAGAAACGGCAGGGTTGTTGCAGTAAAATCAATCACAAACAACGACGACATAATGTTCATAAGCAAAAAAGGAATTACAATAAGAACCCCGGCAAAAGACCTAAGAATTATAGGAAGAAATACACAAGGTCTCAGACTTATGAGATTAAATAAAGGAGATAAGGTGGTTGCAGCTGCTAAAATTATTAAAGAAAATAATAATACAGAACAACAAAATGAAAGCACTGGCAATAACCCATAA